Proteins encoded together in one Aminipila butyrica window:
- the fliS gene encoding flagellar export chaperone FliS, with the protein MMQYGYQQYKTQSVETMTKGEMLILLYDEINKRLLRAGAYLEKEQLDLFEADIQRAIDIINYLAKSLDRKYPISAELYRLYDFMTVQLTRVKSGRNIKLAEEILPLVKELRESFKEADRITKKDPSVGDGIGSSTSSVTLGVG; encoded by the coding sequence ATGATGCAGTACGGTTATCAACAGTATAAGACACAATCCGTAGAAACCATGACGAAGGGGGAGATGCTGATTCTTCTCTATGACGAAATCAATAAACGCCTTTTGCGGGCAGGTGCGTATCTTGAAAAAGAGCAGTTGGACTTGTTTGAGGCAGATATTCAGCGGGCGATTGACATCATTAATTACTTGGCAAAGAGTCTTGACCGAAAGTATCCAATCAGTGCTGAATTATATCGGCTCTACGACTTCATGACTGTCCAGCTGACTCGGGTGAAGAGCGGCCGGAACATCAAGCTGGCCGAAGAAATTTTACCCTTAGTCAAAGAGTTGCGAGAAAGCTTTAAAGAAGCAGACCGGATAACAAAAAAAGACCCAAGCGTAGGAGATGGTATTGGTAGTTCTACCAGCAGTGTGACGTTAGGCGTAGGTTGA
- a CDS encoding YdbC family protein: MTGNEKRSNEKKNEEITFEVTEHIGVIATYSNRWTKELNKISWNGSKPKFDIRDWDEQHQHMSRGITLREEEMAALFDILKDILPETLNGEQAV; this comes from the coding sequence ATGACAGGGAACGAGAAGAGAAGCAATGAGAAAAAGAACGAAGAGATCACTTTTGAGGTAACTGAACACATTGGGGTGATTGCTACTTATAGCAACCGCTGGACGAAGGAGTTGAACAAAATCTCCTGGAACGGCAGTAAGCCGAAATTTGATATTCGGGACTGGGACGAGCAGCACCAGCACATGTCCAGGGGCATTACTTTGAGGGAAGAGGAGATGGCAGCTTTGTTTGATATTTTAAAAGATATTTTGCCAGAAACCTTGAACGGAGAGCAAGCGGTGTAG
- a CDS encoding PHP domain-containing protein: MNNKVDYHLHTYYSDGSLSPVDVVKRAKDLEYAEIAITDHDGVDGVREAQIAGEALEVRVIAGIELAAAYSWKEEQQLDLHILGYRIDIKNKELKRELEQIRQNRQNRNDKLLAVLKNLGYELSEDDLDFEENQDYVGKPLIARAMVRRGYISHASQAFEPGRFLEAPEAKAVKKEKISLERALELIKGAGGISVLAHPMKIKGLGQPATEEFYENLDQLLRALKKQGLKGLECFHPSCEKEDSLRLVDLAEKYHLHITQGSDYHGPEFEK, from the coding sequence ATGAACAATAAAGTAGATTATCATTTGCATACGTATTATTCTGACGGTTCCTTATCGCCGGTAGATGTGGTTAAGAGGGCTAAGGATTTGGAATATGCAGAGATTGCCATTACAGATCACGATGGGGTGGACGGCGTACGAGAGGCGCAGATTGCAGGAGAAGCTCTAGAGGTTCGGGTTATAGCGGGTATTGAGCTGGCGGCAGCTTATTCTTGGAAGGAAGAGCAGCAGTTGGATTTGCACATTCTCGGCTACCGCATTGACATTAAGAACAAGGAGCTGAAACGAGAGTTGGAGCAGATTCGGCAGAATCGCCAAAATCGTAACGATAAATTGTTGGCGGTGTTAAAGAATCTGGGTTATGAATTATCTGAAGATGATTTGGACTTTGAAGAAAATCAGGATTATGTAGGTAAGCCGTTGATTGCCAGAGCAATGGTTCGGCGGGGTTATATCAGTCATGCCAGCCAAGCCTTTGAGCCTGGGCGATTTTTAGAGGCCCCAGAGGCCAAGGCAGTAAAGAAAGAAAAGATTTCGCTAGAGCGGGCATTAGAGCTCATAAAAGGTGCCGGAGGCATTTCGGTATTGGCTCATCCCATGAAAATCAAAGGACTGGGTCAGCCGGCTACGGAAGAATTTTATGAGAATCTGGACCAATTGTTACGGGCTTTAAAAAAGCAGGGGCTGAAAGGTTTGGAATGTTTCCATCCTTCCTGTGAGAAAGAGGACAGCCTGCGGTTAGTAGATTTGGCGGAAAAATACCATTTACATATTACACAGGGCTCAGACTACCACGGGCCAGAGTTCGAGAAGTGA
- a CDS encoding xanthine phosphoribosyltransferase produces MERLKQKIVAEGQVLGEDILKVDGFLNHQIDVKFMEEIGQEFRARFQDVKPNRILTVESSGIAIACETSRYFDYVPVVFAKKATPNTMAEGCYSAEARSFTKGTVSNLRVSKRFIQPGDQVLILDDFLASGEASIALTKMVRKAGAEVVGIGAVIDKAFQGGGDKLREMGCRVESLAVIRAFEKGQIIFG; encoded by the coding sequence ATGGAACGTTTAAAGCAGAAAATAGTAGCAGAAGGCCAGGTTTTGGGAGAAGACATCCTGAAGGTGGACGGATTTTTAAACCATCAGATTGATGTAAAGTTTATGGAGGAGATTGGCCAGGAGTTTCGGGCCCGGTTTCAGGATGTGAAGCCTAACCGCATACTGACTGTAGAGTCCAGTGGTATCGCTATCGCTTGCGAGACATCCAGGTATTTTGACTACGTTCCAGTAGTTTTTGCTAAAAAGGCAACACCTAACACCATGGCGGAAGGCTGCTATAGTGCAGAAGCTCGGTCTTTTACTAAGGGTACGGTTTCTAACCTGCGGGTATCCAAACGATTTATCCAGCCGGGAGATCAGGTGCTGATTTTGGATGACTTTCTGGCTTCGGGAGAGGCCTCTATCGCGCTGACGAAGATGGTTCGCAAAGCAGGAGCTGAAGTGGTAGGCATAGGTGCTGTCATTGACAAAGCTTTTCAAGGCGGCGGTGACAAGCTCCGAGAGATGGGCTGCCGGGTGGAATCTTTGGCAGTGATTCGCGCTTTTGAAAAAGGACAGATTATCTTTGGGTAA
- a CDS encoding PfkB family carbohydrate kinase — protein MSDITVIGGIAADIEGHPYEELKKGESNPGKISVAYGGVGRNITENLARLQAEVTFVSAAGQDFAGRMAVQELAALGADVEHVHLLEGENTAMYLSILNSVGDMEMALCNMDVLERISGHIIDRALPRMRASKIVALDANLTEDVQVYVMEQLAEVPLFLDPVSAPKAERSKNHIGRFHTIKPNVGEAEILSGLEISSEKDLAEAGRYFLSQGVRRVFITLNARGVYYKDASTEGILRPGTVELISATGAGDAFSAAILDSFVRGLSVEATARYGMAASGVAMASKTAVNPQMSRETLEAKLKLLAQEDK, from the coding sequence ATGAGCGACATAACAGTAATCGGCGGTATTGCAGCAGACATTGAAGGCCACCCTTATGAGGAATTGAAGAAAGGGGAGTCCAATCCCGGGAAAATCTCGGTGGCTTATGGCGGCGTAGGCCGGAATATTACAGAAAATTTGGCCAGGCTTCAGGCGGAGGTGACCTTTGTGTCCGCGGCAGGGCAAGACTTTGCAGGGCGGATGGCAGTTCAGGAGCTGGCAGCTCTGGGCGCCGATGTAGAGCATGTACACTTACTAGAGGGGGAAAATACAGCAATGTATCTGTCCATCTTGAACAGCGTCGGCGATATGGAGATGGCGTTGTGCAACATGGATGTGCTGGAGCGCATTTCCGGGCATATTATCGACAGAGCGCTGCCTCGGATGCGAGCTTCTAAGATTGTGGCCTTGGATGCCAATCTAACCGAGGATGTTCAGGTTTATGTGATGGAGCAGCTGGCAGAGGTGCCACTGTTTTTAGACCCCGTATCAGCGCCCAAGGCAGAGCGTTCCAAAAATCATATTGGCCGTTTCCATACCATTAAGCCAAATGTAGGGGAAGCAGAGATTTTATCTGGATTGGAAATCAGCAGTGAAAAGGATTTGGCAGAGGCTGGGCGGTATTTCCTGTCTCAGGGGGTGAGGCGAGTATTTATTACCTTGAATGCCCGCGGTGTATATTATAAAGATGCGTCTACAGAGGGGATTCTTCGCCCGGGGACGGTGGAACTGATCAGTGCTACTGGGGCTGGAGACGCCTTTTCAGCAGCTATTTTAGATAGTTTTGTCCGGGGGCTTTCTGTGGAGGCGACAGCTCGCTATGGTATGGCGGCTTCGGGGGTGGCTATGGCGTCCAAGACGGCAGTGAATCCACAAATGAGCCGAGAAACCTTGGAAGCGAAGCTGAAGCTTTTGGCACAGGAAGACAAGTGA
- a CDS encoding BMP family ABC transporter substrate-binding protein, whose amino-acid sequence MKKFFAILLAFVMVFGLAACGGSDTTDEDAATDALKVGFIYIGSINDGGYTQAQHAGTVAMEKYFKGKVKTLYQENVSDSDKSAAMTAAINLMDQGCTVIVGTSYGFMDALDELANSDEYKDIKFLHFSGNKMNDTNFGNYFGATEEPRYLTGIIAGMMTETNKLGYVGAYPYTEVQIGINAFTLGAQSVNPDVEVKVVYINSWYDPEKERSAADELLAQGCDIITQHCDTTGPQVAAAESGKYAIGYNVDNSQVEAVKPAYLTSAIWHHEKFLIPTVEKILAGTWTPESYYGTMADGYMDIAPMTDLVPADVQTKVNEVRDQMIAGEFHPFSGEIYYNDGKVLCEEGQTLDRAAIWSINGLVKGAKGNN is encoded by the coding sequence ATGAAAAAGTTTTTTGCTATTTTATTAGCATTCGTTATGGTGTTCGGTCTGGCTGCCTGTGGCGGTTCCGATACCACGGATGAGGATGCAGCTACTGACGCGTTAAAGGTAGGTTTTATCTACATCGGCAGTATTAACGATGGTGGATATACGCAGGCGCAGCATGCGGGCACTGTGGCTATGGAAAAGTATTTCAAAGGTAAGGTAAAGACGCTTTACCAGGAAAATGTCAGTGATTCGGACAAGTCTGCTGCCATGACAGCAGCCATTAACCTGATGGATCAGGGCTGTACTGTTATCGTGGGCACTAGCTATGGCTTTATGGATGCCCTGGACGAGCTGGCTAATTCTGATGAGTACAAAGACATCAAGTTCCTTCATTTCTCAGGAAATAAAATGAACGATACGAACTTTGGCAACTATTTCGGTGCAACGGAAGAACCTAGATACCTGACCGGTATTATCGCTGGTATGATGACAGAAACCAACAAATTAGGTTATGTGGGCGCGTATCCGTATACAGAAGTACAGATTGGTATCAATGCTTTCACGTTAGGTGCTCAATCCGTGAATCCGGATGTAGAAGTAAAAGTAGTTTATATTAACAGCTGGTATGACCCAGAAAAGGAAAGAAGTGCTGCGGACGAACTGCTGGCACAGGGCTGCGACATTATTACTCAGCACTGTGATACGACTGGTCCTCAGGTTGCTGCTGCTGAATCTGGCAAGTACGCTATCGGCTATAACGTGGACAACAGTCAGGTAGAGGCTGTCAAGCCGGCTTACTTGACTTCAGCCATCTGGCACCATGAAAAGTTCTTGATTCCGACGGTTGAGAAGATCCTGGCTGGAACGTGGACACCAGAATCTTATTACGGCACTATGGCAGACGGCTACATGGATATTGCTCCGATGACCGATTTGGTACCGGCCGACGTACAGACTAAGGTCAACGAGGTGAGAGATCAGATGATCGCTGGCGAGTTCCACCCATTCTCTGGAGAGATTTATTATAACGATGGAAAAGTTCTCTGCGAAGAAGGACAGACACTGGATCGGGCAGCTATTTGGAGCATTAACGGTCTGGTAAAGGGAGCTAAAGGCAACAACTAG
- a CDS encoding ABC transporter permease, whose amino-acid sequence MEAFLAACIVAGTPLVLATVGELITEKSGSLNLGVEGMMLMGAVMGFSAAYNTGSPLLAVLCAALAGGGGALIFALVTVTLRANQTVTGLTLTIFGTGFASFVGQPMIGFSVPKSVSVFFAKMSLPVLGDIPVLGPIFFRQDVFVYFAYAVVVLSCVYLYKTRLGLNMRAVGENAAAADASGIPVTLYKYAHIVAGGALCGLGGAYLALIRVPIWQSDVVTGRGWIAVALVIFAAWNPLKALVGAIFFGGLSILGLRLQAMGFSLSQYLVDMVPYVATVVIVVISSHRKKKENQPPADLGNNYFREER is encoded by the coding sequence ATGGAAGCTTTTTTAGCAGCCTGCATTGTAGCAGGAACCCCTTTGGTGCTGGCCACCGTAGGAGAATTAATAACGGAAAAATCTGGAAGCTTAAACTTGGGCGTAGAGGGCATGATGCTCATGGGAGCAGTTATGGGATTTTCTGCGGCTTATAACACAGGCAGCCCGTTGCTTGCCGTTTTATGTGCGGCGTTAGCAGGAGGCGGGGGTGCGTTAATCTTTGCTTTGGTAACGGTAACGCTGCGAGCCAATCAGACGGTTACGGGACTGACCCTGACCATCTTTGGCACCGGATTCGCCAGCTTTGTGGGACAGCCGATGATTGGCTTTTCGGTACCAAAGTCTGTAAGCGTGTTTTTTGCCAAGATGTCTTTGCCAGTTTTAGGAGATATCCCAGTGCTGGGGCCGATTTTTTTCCGTCAGGATGTCTTCGTGTATTTTGCTTATGCGGTAGTGGTCCTTTCCTGTGTGTATTTGTATAAGACCCGACTGGGTCTGAATATGCGGGCTGTAGGAGAAAATGCCGCGGCGGCAGACGCTTCTGGCATTCCGGTGACTTTGTACAAATATGCGCATATCGTGGCTGGCGGAGCCTTATGCGGTTTGGGCGGTGCTTATCTGGCTTTGATTCGAGTGCCTATTTGGCAATCGGATGTGGTGACGGGACGAGGCTGGATTGCTGTAGCGTTAGTCATCTTTGCCGCTTGGAACCCGCTTAAGGCTTTGGTGGGGGCCATCTTCTTCGGTGGATTGAGTATATTGGGGCTGCGGCTACAGGCGATGGGCTTTTCACTCTCTCAATATTTAGTGGACATGGTCCCTTATGTGGCTACAGTGGTTATTGTTGTCATCAGTTCACATAGAAAGAAAAAGGAGAATCAGCCACCGGCAGATTTGGGTAATAATTATTTTCGGGAGGAACGCTGA
- a CDS encoding nucleoside kinase, which yields MKILLQTGPREEVQNVEVERGCTLAELASAWQEKLPYPILAARVDNEIADLNWKIDGPCRVELLDLRNPSANLTYQNSLSLIYLKAVQDVLGEGSVEIQNSINKGLYTMIRRKNPVTQAEVDGIDQRMREIVEADLPIVKTEAGYQLEDFQAFFCGLMVPSTRYIQLFELRKYRRGVLLRFSHPKNPNQIPEYLDEVKMYEAFGEATNWGKLMEVSYAEDLNAKVRSGEYRELIQLSEALHEKKVAELADLIKREKKRIILIAGPSSSGKTTFANRLRIQLKVNGLKPIYMGTDDYFVEREDTPLDENGEPNFEDLEAIDIELFNANMNALLAGEEVDLPRFDFMDGHKKFGHRKLKITANQPMIIEGIHALNEELTALIPDCEKFKIYISPLTQLNIDEYNRIPTTDSRMLRRMVRDYNFRGHSAKSTINAWPKVRAGEDKNIFPFSNEADALFNSVHLYEISVLKKYAEPLLQEIGKEEPEYSEAQRMLRLLSFFEVIEDDSMIANNSILREFIGGSVLV from the coding sequence ATGAAAATTTTGCTACAGACTGGACCGAGAGAAGAAGTGCAAAACGTGGAGGTAGAAAGAGGATGCACTTTGGCAGAGCTGGCAAGTGCATGGCAGGAAAAACTGCCGTATCCGATTTTGGCTGCGCGAGTGGACAATGAAATTGCTGACTTAAACTGGAAAATTGATGGTCCATGCCGAGTCGAACTATTGGATTTGCGGAACCCGTCGGCCAACTTAACCTATCAAAACAGCCTGTCACTCATTTATTTGAAAGCGGTGCAGGATGTGTTAGGGGAAGGCAGCGTGGAAATACAAAATTCCATTAATAAAGGGCTGTATACGATGATTCGTCGGAAGAATCCGGTGACACAGGCCGAGGTGGATGGCATTGATCAACGGATGCGGGAAATCGTGGAAGCGGATTTGCCTATTGTCAAAACGGAAGCTGGTTATCAGCTGGAAGACTTTCAAGCTTTTTTTTGCGGGCTGATGGTTCCTTCCACCAGGTACATTCAGCTGTTTGAGTTGAGAAAGTATCGACGAGGAGTGTTATTGCGGTTTTCTCATCCGAAAAATCCCAACCAGATTCCAGAATATTTGGATGAAGTCAAAATGTACGAAGCCTTTGGCGAAGCGACTAATTGGGGAAAGCTCATGGAAGTTTCTTACGCGGAAGACCTGAATGCTAAGGTGCGAAGCGGAGAATACCGGGAGCTGATTCAACTATCGGAGGCCCTCCATGAAAAAAAGGTGGCAGAATTAGCAGACTTGATTAAGCGAGAGAAAAAACGAATTATTCTCATCGCGGGTCCATCCTCTTCGGGCAAGACTACTTTTGCTAATCGTCTGCGTATTCAGCTTAAAGTGAATGGCTTAAAGCCCATTTACATGGGCACCGACGATTATTTTGTTGAACGAGAGGATACGCCTTTAGATGAAAACGGCGAACCAAACTTTGAGGACTTGGAAGCTATTGATATTGAGTTGTTCAACGCTAATATGAACGCCCTGCTAGCCGGGGAAGAGGTAGACCTGCCTCGTTTTGATTTTATGGATGGACATAAGAAGTTTGGTCACCGGAAATTGAAGATTACGGCCAACCAGCCGATGATTATTGAGGGCATTCATGCCCTGAACGAAGAGCTGACAGCGCTGATCCCCGATTGCGAAAAGTTCAAAATCTACATCAGCCCGCTGACACAACTAAATATCGACGAGTATAACCGCATTCCCACTACCGACTCCAGGATGCTTCGAAGAATGGTGCGGGATTATAATTTTCGAGGGCACTCTGCCAAAAGTACTATCAACGCCTGGCCAAAAGTCCGGGCAGGGGAGGATAAAAACATCTTTCCTTTCAGCAACGAGGCGGATGCGCTGTTTAATTCAGTACATCTATATGAAATATCCGTGCTGAAAAAATATGCAGAGCCTTTGTTACAAGAGATTGGTAAGGAAGAGCCAGAATACAGTGAGGCTCAGCGAATGCTGAGGCTGCTGTCCTTCTTTGAAGTGATAGAGGATGATTCCATGATTGCCAACAATTCTATTTTAAGAGAGTTTATCGGAGGAAGTGTTTTAGTATGA
- a CDS encoding DJ-1 family glyoxalase III, whose amino-acid sequence MVYVHLAEGFEEIEALACVDILRRGGIQTLLVSVSGAQLVRSVRGVGVEADLLFEEADYEACEMLVLPGGMPGAKNLQEHQGLTRQIHRFAEAGKGIAAICAAPMILGHAGLLSGRRATIYPGMEAHLQGASISADRVVADGNLITSKGPGSAMEFALAIVAALKGSETAEILKKDLVMYEQ is encoded by the coding sequence ATGGTATACGTACATTTGGCAGAAGGTTTTGAAGAAATTGAGGCGTTGGCGTGTGTCGATATCCTACGGAGAGGGGGCATCCAGACACTGCTGGTCAGCGTCAGCGGTGCGCAGCTGGTTCGCAGCGTCCGGGGCGTTGGCGTGGAGGCGGATTTGCTGTTTGAAGAGGCCGATTATGAGGCTTGTGAGATGCTTGTTTTACCGGGGGGAATGCCAGGTGCCAAGAATTTGCAGGAGCATCAGGGGCTGACAAGGCAGATTCACAGGTTTGCGGAAGCGGGCAAAGGAATTGCTGCTATCTGTGCAGCTCCGATGATACTAGGTCATGCTGGGCTGCTATCGGGGCGCCGGGCTACTATCTATCCGGGCATGGAGGCTCATTTGCAAGGGGCATCCATATCAGCGGATCGGGTGGTGGCAGACGGTAATTTGATTACGTCTAAGGGGCCGGGTTCGGCTATGGAGTTCGCTTTGGCTATTGTAGCCGCTCTGAAAGGATCAGAGACGGCAGAGATTTTGAAGAAGGATTTGGTGATGTATGAACAATAA
- a CDS encoding ABC transporter permease yields the protein MNWLKITKRDNLNKKQETIIRTLAIVLSIVCSGLILVIFGLDPIRIFQSIIEGSLGTELRIQQTIIKAVPLTITALGILVAFKMKFWNIGGEGQIVMGALAAAFVALNFGNLPKPILLVLMAAAAMVAGGFWAFIPAIFKAKMGTNETIFTLMMNYVAIKFVTYLQYGPWMDPNANGFPKVAPFPENAILPTVLGIHAGWILAILCTVLIYFLMKSTKLGYEITVVGESYETARYAGMNINKIIVVAMLISGGLCGLVGMIQASAIEKTLVAGISSGYGFTAIITAWLARLNAVATLFVCLAFAMLIQGGAYLQLAMNVPSAVASVVEGTVLFFVLGSEFFLQYKVNIAGRPGKTTEKEVA from the coding sequence ATGAACTGGCTTAAAATCACCAAAAGAGACAACTTGAATAAAAAGCAGGAGACCATCATCCGAACGCTGGCTATCGTTTTATCTATCGTTTGTTCTGGCCTGATTCTGGTTATCTTCGGATTGGACCCCATTCGGATTTTTCAATCTATCATAGAAGGGTCCCTGGGCACGGAGCTGCGAATTCAGCAGACCATTATTAAAGCAGTACCCTTGACTATTACCGCACTGGGTATTTTAGTGGCCTTTAAGATGAAATTCTGGAATATCGGTGGAGAAGGTCAAATTGTTATGGGGGCTTTAGCGGCAGCTTTTGTAGCTTTGAATTTCGGAAATCTGCCTAAGCCGATTCTGCTGGTGCTGATGGCCGCAGCGGCCATGGTTGCAGGAGGCTTTTGGGCTTTTATTCCGGCCATATTCAAGGCGAAAATGGGAACTAATGAGACTATTTTTACACTGATGATGAACTATGTGGCTATTAAGTTTGTCACGTATCTGCAATATGGTCCTTGGATGGACCCGAATGCCAACGGGTTCCCTAAGGTGGCACCATTCCCGGAAAATGCTATTCTGCCTACCGTGTTAGGCATACATGCTGGCTGGATTCTAGCTATCCTCTGCACTGTGCTGATTTATTTTCTCATGAAGTCTACCAAGCTGGGCTACGAGATTACCGTCGTAGGGGAAAGTTATGAGACGGCTCGCTATGCAGGCATGAACATCAACAAAATTATTGTGGTAGCTATGTTGATTTCAGGGGGACTTTGTGGCCTGGTAGGTATGATTCAGGCTTCGGCTATTGAGAAAACGCTGGTGGCAGGCATCTCCAGCGGATATGGTTTTACAGCAATTATCACCGCCTGGCTGGCTCGCTTAAATGCGGTTGCCACTCTTTTCGTGTGTTTGGCTTTTGCCATGCTCATTCAAGGCGGTGCCTATTTACAGCTGGCCATGAATGTGCCGAGTGCTGTAGCTAGTGTTGTAGAGGGAACCGTATTGTTCTTTGTTCTGGGTAGTGAATTTTTCCTTCAGTATAAGGTTAATATAGCTGGTAGACCGGGCAAAACGACTGAGAAGGAGGTGGCTTAA
- a CDS encoding DUF378 domain-containing protein translates to MKQLVLALIIIGAINWGLIGFFRYDLISNIFGTNLEIISRIIFGLVGLSGLYAITFFKGQRTTHG, encoded by the coding sequence TTGAAACAACTGGTACTTGCACTTATTATTATCGGCGCCATTAACTGGGGCCTCATCGGATTTTTCCGATACGACTTAATTTCCAATATCTTCGGCACCAACCTGGAAATCATCAGCCGGATTATTTTCGGCCTGGTAGGACTTTCAGGACTCTATGCCATCACCTTCTTTAAAGGCCAGCGCACTACTCATGGATGA
- the rpsJ gene encoding 30S ribosomal protein S10, with protein sequence MSEQQKIRIKLKAYDHKSLDLSAAKIVETAKKTGADVSGPIPLPTEKEVVTILRAVHKYKDSREQFEQRTHKRLIDITNTTPKTVDALMKLDLPAGVDIEIKL encoded by the coding sequence ATGAGCGAACAACAAAAAATCAGAATCAAGCTTAAGGCATACGATCACAAATCACTGGATCTGTCTGCAGCTAAGATTGTTGAGACAGCTAAGAAGACTGGTGCTGATGTATCAGGACCGATTCCGCTGCCAACAGAAAAAGAAGTGGTGACCATCTTGAGAGCGGTACACAAGTACAAGGACAGCAGAGAGCAGTTCGAACAGAGAACTCACAAGAGATTGATCGACATCACAAACACTACACCGAAGACGGTAGATGCTTTGATGAAGCTTGACTTACCGGCTGGCGTAGACATCGAGATCAAATTATAA
- a CDS encoding ABC transporter ATP-binding protein produces MKILNDTVAEEFMSEKRIAIQMNGITKKFGALKANEDVNLTVYEGEVHALLGENGAGKSTLMNMLSGIYTPDEGNIQIYGKEVHFTSPKDSIRMGIGMIHQHFKLIDVLSAKDNIVLGQKTGFFTKGKELSAKVEQISDRYGLEINPNKKAYDMSVGEKQTLEIVKVLYRGAKILILDEPTAVLTPQEIEKLFHIIRNMKAQGCAVVIITHKLNEVMEISDRITVLRKGHSVETVKTNEVEVSSLIEMMVGKKMDLALTREPMKHEKVLLRLEDVTVLDREKKPALLDATFELRSGEILGVAGVAGSGQKELCEAIAGLAATEKGKIYFEGESLTGKTPKDIIKLGISMGFIPEDRLGMGLVGSMDIVHNLILKDYQNQPGVLLKRGPCIEKAKQIVEDLDIQTTSIYAPVKKMSGGNIQKVLLGREIDLDPKVLITAYPVRGLDIGASYKIYDLLNEQKKKGVGVLFIGEDLDVLLELCDRIMVMCGGQITGIVHGDQVSKEELGLLMTGTRLEEGEVGFNELA; encoded by the coding sequence ATGAAGATTTTAAATGATACAGTAGCGGAGGAATTCATGAGCGAAAAGCGAATAGCTATACAGATGAATGGTATAACAAAGAAGTTCGGCGCACTGAAAGCCAACGAAGACGTAAACCTGACTGTTTATGAAGGAGAGGTTCACGCTCTTTTAGGAGAGAATGGCGCAGGCAAGAGCACTTTGATGAATATGTTATCCGGGATATACACGCCGGATGAAGGGAACATCCAGATTTATGGAAAAGAGGTTCATTTTACGTCACCAAAGGATTCTATCCGAATGGGCATCGGCATGATTCATCAGCACTTTAAGCTGATTGACGTGTTATCGGCAAAAGACAACATTGTCTTGGGGCAGAAGACTGGATTTTTTACTAAAGGTAAGGAATTGAGTGCTAAAGTAGAGCAGATTTCCGACCGCTATGGTTTGGAAATTAACCCGAACAAGAAAGCTTATGATATGTCTGTAGGAGAGAAGCAGACGTTGGAGATTGTCAAGGTCCTATATAGAGGGGCGAAGATTCTCATTTTAGATGAGCCTACCGCAGTGCTTACCCCTCAAGAGATTGAAAAGCTATTTCACATTATCCGCAACATGAAGGCGCAGGGATGTGCGGTGGTTATCATCACCCATAAGTTAAATGAAGTGATGGAAATCAGCGACCGAATTACCGTGTTGCGAAAGGGACATTCTGTGGAGACGGTGAAGACCAATGAGGTGGAGGTTTCCAGCCTGATTGAAATGATGGTCGGCAAGAAGATGGATTTGGCACTGACAAGAGAGCCGATGAAACACGAGAAGGTCTTATTGCGGTTGGAAGACGTGACTGTGCTAGACCGAGAAAAGAAACCGGCCTTGCTGGATGCTACTTTTGAACTGAGAAGCGGCGAAATTTTAGGTGTAGCCGGAGTGGCCGGAAGTGGACAGAAGGAGCTGTGTGAAGCGATTGCTGGATTGGCCGCTACGGAAAAGGGCAAGATTTACTTTGAAGGCGAAAGTTTGACGGGAAAAACACCCAAAGATATTATTAAGCTGGGTATCAGCATGGGCTTTATTCCAGAAGATCGACTGGGTATGGGCCTGGTAGGGAGCATGGACATCGTCCACAACTTGATATTAAAGGATTATCAAAATCAGCCGGGGGTGCTGTTAAAGAGGGGCCCTTGTATCGAAAAGGCTAAGCAGATTGTGGAAGATTTGGACATCCAGACCACCAGTATTTATGCGCCAGTAAAGAAAATGTCTGGAGGCAACATTCAGAAGGTGCTGTTGGGAAGGGAAATTGACCTGGATCCAAAGGTGTTGATTACGGCTTACCCGGTAAGGGGTCTGGATATCGGCGCTTCCTATAAAATATATGATCTGCTCAACGAGCAGAAGAAAAAAGGCGTAGGTGTGCTCTTCATCGGGGAAGATTTGGACGTGCTCTTAGAGCTTTGCGACCGGATTATGGTTATGTGTGGTGGTCAGATTACGGGCATCGTCCATGGCGATCAGGTGAGTAAGGAGGAGCTGGGTTTGCTGATGACCGGAACCCGTTTAGAAGAAGGAGAGGTGGGATTCAATGAACTGGCTTAA